Proteins from one Bacteroides mediterraneensis genomic window:
- a CDS encoding DUF4493 domain-containing protein produces MRNYLKAFFSLTILLFLGSCSSEKEQESISGQGSVMIDLSTNLSYKSRSIDESAYQNVQNYKVSLYKGEEAVYTDKLYGELEVDQKVDFGVPYTLTAYYGEDVPAGYDKLYVKGSQTFTVAQGDRKTVNVTCKPANAKMKLVYKGNDDSDTFEDYFGDCTVSVKTDYMDEAWTMNKSNEGQELYLKTGDEGVKATLSFALTDKSGSPVTVEGFEDMKEINLQPCYSYTLTIKPNSTDIAGGKFGLTVTVDDGVTEQEVTVVIPGEYIPSSK; encoded by the coding sequence ATGAGAAACTATTTAAAGGCGTTTTTTTCATTGACGATACTTCTTTTCTTGGGAAGTTGCAGCAGTGAAAAAGAACAGGAGAGTATTTCTGGACAAGGCAGTGTGATGATTGATTTGTCAACAAACCTGTCTTACAAGAGCCGCTCAATAGATGAGAGCGCTTATCAGAATGTACAAAATTACAAGGTGTCTCTGTATAAAGGTGAAGAAGCTGTTTATACAGACAAACTTTATGGGGAGTTGGAAGTAGACCAGAAAGTTGACTTTGGGGTTCCTTACACATTGACTGCTTATTATGGGGAAGACGTGCCGGCTGGTTACGATAAACTCTATGTGAAAGGCAGCCAGACATTTACTGTGGCTCAGGGGGATAGAAAAACAGTGAATGTGACTTGTAAGCCTGCAAATGCAAAAATGAAGCTGGTTTACAAAGGTAACGATGACAGCGATACCTTTGAAGATTATTTTGGCGATTGCACCGTTTCTGTCAAGACTGACTACATGGACGAGGCATGGACGATGAACAAGTCAAACGAGGGACAGGAACTGTATCTGAAGACCGGCGACGAAGGTGTGAAAGCTACTTTGTCGTTTGCCTTGACAGATAAAAGTGGTTCTCCTGTAACAGTGGAAGGCTTTGAGGATATGAAAGAGATAAATTTGCAGCCGTGTTATTCTTATACTTTGACTATTAAACCGAATAGTACGGATATTGCAGGAGGTAAGTTTGGACTGACTGTAACGGTAGATGACGGTGTGACAGAACAAGAAGTGACAGTGGTTATCCCGGGCGAATATATTCCAAGTTCAAAATAA
- a CDS encoding PCMD domain-containing protein, producing the protein MNSKYILSGCLLSLVFSSCIQDEALNVEAAIDGCTGAQIQSATIDHLKKEVEVYVLDGTDISQQELVFTLPEGASIQAEETETNDRPPLYDFSQHASRYFVVTSEDGNTQTEYLIRINKLALPTSYSFEELKTVTPYNVFYLTNASDIMQWASGNPGYDLSGMALNETQYPTVQSPEGYSGKCAKLTTLSTGSFGKPLGMPIAAGNLFIGSFDTQNAVLAPLQATHMGFPFTKRPSRMTGWFKYKAGETFTDKTGNAVAGKKDRGDIYAALYEAPSSDFSLDGNLFPDGTGIDEHIVLLARIPEQEMTETNDWKKFDLEFTPQNGKTLNAEDLKNGKYKLAVVFSSSVMGAYFQGAVGSELWIDEVEIICEN; encoded by the coding sequence ATGAATTCAAAGTACATTTTATCCGGATGCCTACTCAGCCTGGTCTTCAGTTCCTGCATTCAGGACGAAGCGCTCAACGTAGAAGCAGCCATAGACGGCTGCACCGGAGCACAGATTCAGTCTGCCACCATCGACCATTTAAAGAAAGAGGTGGAAGTCTACGTGTTGGACGGAACCGACATTTCCCAACAGGAACTGGTTTTCACCTTGCCTGAAGGCGCTTCCATCCAGGCGGAGGAAACGGAAACAAACGACCGGCCTCCTTTGTATGATTTCAGCCAGCACGCCTCCAGATATTTTGTGGTAACTTCCGAAGACGGAAACACACAGACCGAATACCTTATTCGGATAAACAAGCTGGCCTTACCCACAAGCTATTCTTTCGAGGAACTGAAAACCGTCACTCCCTACAATGTCTTTTATCTGACAAACGCATCGGACATCATGCAATGGGCAAGCGGAAACCCCGGATACGACCTGAGCGGCATGGCCTTGAACGAAACGCAATACCCCACCGTACAGTCTCCCGAGGGCTATTCCGGAAAATGCGCCAAACTTACGACACTCAGTACCGGAAGTTTCGGTAAACCGCTGGGGATGCCCATCGCCGCCGGAAATTTATTTATCGGCTCCTTTGACACCCAGAATGCCGTACTGGCTCCCTTGCAAGCCACTCACATGGGATTTCCTTTCACCAAACGCCCCTCCCGGATGACCGGCTGGTTCAAATACAAGGCAGGAGAAACCTTTACCGACAAGACTGGCAACGCAGTGGCAGGGAAAAAGGACCGAGGCGACATCTATGCCGCACTTTACGAAGCCCCCAGCAGCGACTTCTCACTCGACGGAAATCTTTTCCCGGACGGGACGGGAATCGATGAACACATCGTACTTTTGGCCCGCATCCCGGAACAGGAAATGACGGAAACAAACGACTGGAAAAAGTTTGACCTGGAATTTACTCCCCAAAACGGGAAAACCCTCAATGCCGAAGACCTGAAGAACGGAAAATACAAACTTGCCGTGGTGTTCTCTTCCAGCGTCATGGGAGCCTACTTCCAAGGAGCAGTCGGCAGCGAATTGTGGATAGATGAAGTGGAAATTATTTGTGAAAACTAA
- a CDS encoding porin family protein, producing the protein MKKYILPLLALSLCGFTLTSHAQSSSHKGLAWLSSHGLDYEIKAGINIGGTSPLPLPKEIRSLDSYSPGLAITLEGNATKWLDAKQKWGVSLGLRLDKKDMDTKATVKNYGMEIFSETGGKIKGLWTGGVKTTVKMSYLTIPVLANYRISNRWKVMAGPYFSYMMNGEFSGNVYEGHLRTPDASGSRVNFEGENKAAYDFSDNLRRFQWGLQVGGEWKAYKHLNIHADLTWGLNDIFQKDFTTVSFAMYPIYLNLGFGYEF; encoded by the coding sequence ATGAAAAAATATATACTACCCCTATTGGCCCTGTCCTTATGCGGCTTCACTCTGACGAGTCACGCACAGTCTTCCTCCCACAAAGGTCTGGCATGGCTTTCTTCACACGGACTGGACTATGAGATAAAGGCCGGAATTAATATAGGAGGAACTTCTCCCCTACCTCTGCCCAAGGAAATCAGAAGCCTGGACAGTTATTCGCCCGGACTGGCCATCACCCTGGAAGGAAATGCCACCAAATGGCTGGACGCAAAACAGAAGTGGGGCGTCAGCCTGGGGCTGCGGCTCGACAAAAAAGACATGGATACCAAAGCTACCGTAAAGAACTATGGCATGGAAATCTTCAGCGAAACCGGAGGGAAAATAAAAGGCCTCTGGACGGGAGGAGTAAAGACTACCGTAAAAATGTCTTACCTCACCATCCCGGTTCTGGCAAACTACCGCATCAGCAACCGCTGGAAAGTGATGGCAGGACCGTATTTCTCTTACATGATGAACGGGGAATTTTCCGGAAATGTATATGAAGGACATCTGCGCACCCCCGACGCCAGCGGAAGCCGCGTTAATTTTGAAGGAGAGAACAAGGCTGCATACGATTTCTCGGACAACCTCCGCCGTTTTCAGTGGGGCCTGCAGGTAGGCGGTGAATGGAAAGCCTACAAGCACCTGAACATCCATGCCGACCTGACCTGGGGACTGAACGACATTTTCCAGAAAGACTTCACCACGGTCTCGTTTGCCATGTATCCCATTTACCTGAACCTGGGATTCGGATATGAGTTCTGA
- a CDS encoding PCMD domain-containing protein has product MKKSLFFYLFALLCVVNLCTSCSEDKSIVIPVDSDLAGKYKGKLDVSISQGGVDIPGGTVNSQIITVSKAGDNAVSLSITDFSFMGIKIGDINLNNCALTANGDKYEFTGTTTVEAELLTANVNAAGVFSNGTLNMDLDIDATLTGGIKQAVKVTYSGTRLTGNESSEAKITSFTFDKAVAAVDSLVVGETTINEEAKTITFMVADTAKAAYLTALVPTIEVSSGATVVPASGEAQDFSNGKVVTYTVTAEDGTVAAYKVSISSKVLALNFENWTYDETYHYYTPAGPYASTNGGSAIVYSSLEGVAASHPEVVVPPYCVTQETKDVKEGTTAACLQTVSLLQAKQDLKNYGGFVGALMATMAPNITAGSLFMGTFELNAAKPLKSTKFGVTREGKPLKFSGWYKYTPGETYYDKDANAVADKVDECDIYAVLYEAENESFVLDGETIKQADAPIVMRAGIENGGATDWKKFDLNFEEVNGKSYDANKKYKIAFICTSSKNGDVYEGAPNSKLLLDDLQITFE; this is encoded by the coding sequence ATGAAAAAGAGCTTATTTTTTTACTTGTTTGCCCTTTTGTGCGTGGTGAATTTGTGTACTTCCTGCAGTGAAGACAAATCAATTGTGATTCCCGTTGACAGTGATCTGGCGGGTAAATATAAGGGAAAATTGGATGTGTCCATTTCACAAGGTGGCGTAGATATTCCGGGTGGAACGGTGAACTCACAAATTATCACTGTGAGCAAAGCCGGCGACAATGCGGTCAGTCTGTCTATCACGGACTTCTCGTTTATGGGAATAAAAATTGGAGATATCAATCTGAACAACTGTGCGTTGACAGCCAATGGCGATAAATATGAGTTTACCGGAACGACTACGGTTGAGGCCGAACTGCTTACGGCAAACGTAAATGCGGCCGGAGTGTTTAGCAACGGAACTCTGAATATGGACCTGGATATAGATGCCACGCTGACGGGTGGAATCAAACAGGCCGTGAAAGTGACTTATTCAGGTACTCGCCTGACGGGAAACGAGAGCAGTGAGGCCAAAATCACTTCTTTTACCTTCGATAAGGCCGTGGCCGCAGTGGACTCCCTGGTGGTAGGCGAAACGACAATCAATGAAGAGGCAAAGACCATCACTTTTATGGTTGCCGATACGGCAAAGGCTGCCTATTTGACGGCTCTGGTGCCTACCATTGAAGTTTCGTCCGGAGCGACCGTGGTGCCTGCCAGCGGAGAGGCACAGGATTTTTCAAATGGCAAGGTCGTGACTTACACTGTAACCGCTGAGGACGGTACGGTGGCTGCCTATAAGGTCTCAATCAGTTCGAAAGTGTTGGCCTTGAATTTTGAAAACTGGACTTACGACGAGACCTATCATTATTATACCCCGGCAGGCCCTTATGCTTCGACAAACGGAGGAAGCGCTATTGTGTATAGTTCTTTGGAAGGGGTTGCTGCCAGTCATCCGGAAGTGGTGGTACCTCCTTATTGCGTGACTCAAGAAACGAAAGACGTGAAGGAAGGCACTACAGCAGCCTGCCTGCAGACCGTCAGTCTGCTGCAAGCCAAGCAGGACCTGAAAAATTATGGCGGATTTGTAGGGGCATTGATGGCCACCATGGCACCGAACATCACGGCAGGAAGTTTGTTTATGGGGACATTCGAACTGAATGCGGCAAAGCCTTTGAAATCGACCAAATTCGGCGTGACGCGCGAAGGAAAGCCGCTGAAATTCTCAGGATGGTATAAGTACACTCCGGGTGAGACCTATTATGACAAAGACGCGAATGCCGTAGCCGACAAAGTGGATGAATGTGACATCTATGCGGTGTTGTATGAGGCAGAAAATGAAAGCTTCGTGTTGGATGGGGAAACCATCAAGCAGGCCGATGCGCCTATCGTGATGCGTGCGGGCATTGAGAATGGCGGCGCGACCGACTGGAAGAAATTTGACTTGAACTTCGAGGAAGTGAACGGCAAATCTTACGATGCCAATAAGAAATATAAAATAGCGTTTATCTGCACCTCCAGTAAGAACGGCGATGTGTATGAGGGCGCTCCCAACAGTAAATTGCTGCTGGACGATTTGCAGATTACCTTCGAATAA
- a CDS encoding outer membrane beta-barrel family protein, giving the protein MKHKILTHWAGIFTILILNVFNLQAQYAVKGTLVDSLTHESEPYATLRITLDKSPDKPVRLNVTDTQGKFQEKLPHTGNYTLQITSVGKRTVIRRFTITESKRVADLGTLYTCDDAQMLKGVEVVAQKPLVKAEIDKISYSIEDDPDSKTNTTLEMLRKVPLVTVDGEDNIQVNGSSNFKVHVNGKPNTLMSNNPKEVLRSLPANSVKSIEVITEPGAKYDAEGIGGILNIITTDAKMQGYNVTLGANANNMGISGYAYGTVQVGKFTLTGNYSYNYQNQPRSLSESGREDFTSTDYRHLSTGGSSKNKGNFQFGNIEGSYEIDTLNLITFSANIFGGKFDTQGDSHTSMSDNEWNERYSYLTRNQSTNQFGNIGVNADYQHSFKKKGEYLTLSYKFNNSPNNNEADTYYDEVKDVPFSLPHQYFDNDAHTAEHTAQVDYVNPFNGVHYMDAGMKYIYRENYSDSQYFLENAQGEMEASQDLSSKYQQGQHILAAYADYQLKWKRFGAKAGVRYEHTFMDVEYDYMPERNFKTGFDDVVPTLNLSYMLGMSATLRANYNMRINRPGIWYLNPFRDTSNPTSVSYGNPDLDTEKAHILGMTFNTFSAKFSLNANLTYTFINNGIERYSFMNNGVQENTYGNVGKSQRTRLALWMNWNPGSTTRLSLNAGGDYADYRSKELNSYNSGFSGNLFANVQQTIPWELRLSLYGGGSTPYVSLQGKGSSYYYYGINLSRSFLKEKRLNISLFASSIFQKYNSYRSETVTDTFRSWSNSSYPSRRYGISISWRFGELKTQVKKTQRSITNDDLKAGGDNKGSGTMQ; this is encoded by the coding sequence ATGAAACACAAAATTCTCACACATTGGGCAGGCATCTTTACAATCTTGATTCTAAATGTATTCAACCTGCAGGCACAATATGCCGTGAAAGGTACCCTCGTGGATTCACTCACACACGAAAGCGAGCCCTACGCCACGCTGCGTATCACGCTTGACAAATCGCCCGACAAACCGGTCCGGCTGAACGTGACGGATACCCAAGGGAAGTTTCAGGAAAAACTGCCTCACACCGGCAACTACACACTGCAAATCACATCCGTAGGCAAACGTACCGTCATCCGCCGTTTCACCATCACGGAAAGCAAGCGGGTGGCCGATTTGGGCACGCTCTACACCTGCGACGATGCCCAGATGCTGAAAGGCGTGGAAGTGGTGGCACAAAAACCGCTCGTAAAAGCGGAAATCGACAAAATTTCCTACAGCATAGAAGATGACCCCGACTCCAAGACCAACACCACCCTCGAAATGCTGCGCAAGGTACCCCTTGTCACAGTCGACGGGGAAGACAACATCCAGGTCAACGGTTCCAGCAATTTCAAGGTGCATGTCAACGGGAAACCCAACACGCTGATGAGCAACAACCCGAAGGAAGTGCTGCGAAGCCTGCCGGCCAATTCCGTCAAATCCATTGAAGTGATTACGGAACCGGGTGCCAAATACGATGCGGAAGGTATCGGAGGCATTCTGAACATCATCACCACCGATGCCAAGATGCAAGGCTACAACGTGACCCTCGGAGCCAATGCCAACAACATGGGCATTTCGGGATATGCGTATGGCACGGTGCAGGTGGGAAAATTCACCCTCACCGGAAACTATTCCTACAACTACCAGAACCAGCCGCGCAGCCTCTCGGAAAGCGGACGCGAGGATTTCACTTCTACCGACTACCGCCACCTGTCCACCGGAGGCTCTTCCAAGAACAAGGGAAACTTCCAGTTCGGAAACATTGAAGGAAGCTATGAGATAGACACGCTGAACCTGATTACCTTCTCGGCCAACATCTTCGGAGGGAAGTTCGACACGCAAGGCGATTCGCATACGTCCATGAGCGACAACGAGTGGAACGAACGCTACAGCTATCTCACCCGCAACCAGTCGACCAACCAGTTCGGAAACATCGGCGTGAATGCCGACTACCAGCATTCCTTCAAGAAGAAAGGAGAATACCTCACCTTGTCCTATAAGTTCAACAATTCCCCCAACAACAACGAGGCAGACACTTATTACGACGAGGTGAAAGACGTGCCTTTCAGTCTGCCGCACCAATATTTCGACAACGATGCCCACACGGCAGAGCATACCGCACAGGTTGACTACGTCAATCCGTTCAACGGCGTTCACTACATGGATGCCGGAATGAAGTATATCTACCGTGAGAATTACAGTGACAGCCAGTACTTTCTGGAAAACGCCCAGGGCGAGATGGAGGCCAGTCAGGACCTTTCAAGCAAATACCAGCAGGGGCAGCACATTCTTGCCGCCTACGCGGACTACCAGCTGAAGTGGAAAAGATTCGGGGCGAAAGCCGGTGTGCGCTATGAGCATACGTTCATGGACGTGGAATACGACTACATGCCCGAACGTAATTTCAAGACCGGATTCGACGACGTGGTTCCCACCCTGAACCTCTCCTACATGCTGGGGATGAGCGCCACCCTCCGGGCCAACTACAACATGCGCATCAACCGTCCGGGAATATGGTACCTGAATCCTTTCCGCGACACCAGCAACCCCACGTCCGTCAGCTATGGAAACCCAGACCTAGACACCGAAAAAGCACATATCCTCGGAATGACGTTCAACACCTTCAGCGCCAAGTTCAGCCTGAACGCCAACCTTACCTATACGTTCATCAACAACGGTATCGAACGCTATTCCTTCATGAACAACGGAGTGCAGGAAAACACTTACGGCAATGTAGGCAAAAGCCAGCGCACACGCCTGGCCTTATGGATGAACTGGAACCCGGGCAGCACCACCCGCCTCTCGCTGAACGCCGGCGGCGACTATGCCGACTACCGGAGCAAGGAACTGAACTCATACAACAGCGGATTCTCCGGAAACCTGTTTGCCAACGTGCAGCAGACCATCCCCTGGGAGTTACGCCTCAGCCTCTATGGCGGCGGCAGCACCCCGTACGTGTCGCTGCAAGGAAAAGGCTCTTCCTACTACTATTACGGCATCAACCTCAGCCGCTCCTTCCTGAAAGAAAAGCGGCTGAACATCTCGCTCTTTGCCAGCAGCATTTTCCAGAAATACAATTCCTACCGCAGCGAAACCGTGACCGATACCTTCCGCTCATGGTCGAACAGCAGTTATCCTTCCCGCAGATACGGCATCAGCATCAGCTGGCGGTTCGGTGAACTGAAGACACAGGTGAAAAAGACACAGCGAAGCATCACAAACGACGATTTGAAGGCAGGCGGCGACAACAAGGGAAGCGGAACCATGCAGTAA
- a CDS encoding AraC family transcriptional regulator, which produces MEKELPKIDLPEEWLIGTGISKELLGLYTNYPVRLKCEIFVLCTSGEVEASVNLNKIKVEANDFITLTPGSIFQINDIKGDLNIYFGGFSSEYMEHNIQSHSFLDTMYLTLGRPVIRLRPEGARMMEEYMQLLIKMYEFLPEKIRPEIATNLYADIHKGISMLYRNKTDEVHTLSKSELICRNFAQLVMQHYNQTRNVAWYAEKLQITHAHLCTTVKQITGKTCVDIISSMVIMDAKSQLKSSQLSIQNISDSLNFANVSFFGKYFKRYVGMSPLEYRNNG; this is translated from the coding sequence ATGGAAAAGGAACTGCCCAAAATAGATTTGCCGGAAGAATGGCTCATCGGCACCGGCATCAGCAAAGAACTGCTGGGACTCTACACCAATTACCCGGTACGCCTGAAATGTGAAATCTTCGTACTCTGCACATCCGGAGAGGTGGAAGCGTCGGTCAACCTGAATAAAATCAAGGTGGAAGCCAACGACTTCATTACGCTTACCCCCGGAAGCATCTTTCAGATAAACGACATCAAGGGCGACCTGAACATCTACTTCGGCGGGTTCTCGTCCGAATACATGGAACACAACATCCAGTCGCACTCCTTCCTCGACACCATGTACCTCACGCTCGGACGACCCGTCATCCGCCTGCGCCCGGAAGGAGCCAGAATGATGGAGGAATACATGCAGCTGCTCATCAAGATGTATGAGTTCCTGCCCGAGAAAATCAGACCGGAAATCGCCACCAACCTGTATGCCGACATACACAAAGGCATCTCCATGCTCTACCGGAACAAGACCGACGAGGTGCACACCCTGTCGAAGAGCGAGCTGATTTGCCGCAACTTTGCCCAGCTGGTCATGCAGCACTACAACCAGACGCGCAACGTGGCCTGGTATGCCGAAAAGCTCCAGATTACCCACGCCCACCTCTGCACCACGGTGAAACAGATTACGGGGAAGACCTGCGTGGACATCATTTCGTCCATGGTCATCATGGATGCCAAGTCGCAGCTGAAATCTTCACAGCTTTCCATCCAGAACATCTCCGACTCCCTGAACTTTGCCAACGTGTCGTTCTTCGGGAAATACTTCAAGCGATACGTGGGGATGAGTCCGCTGGAGTACCGGAACAACGGGTAG
- a CDS encoding two-component regulator propeller domain-containing protein: MKRTYISLLFCLLGLILQAGSGVRLTPIPSLPQLPVSAIHRIFQDSEGMMWYGTVNGLCRDDGYQVDVIRSDIHTPGLLRNNLVQSISEDTKGRIWFGTDAGAYILDKTDRQVVPLDPERLQGSVVYSIRKTSDGCMWLASDNKLMRYDASGRHQKTYQLYDHEGRPSWMAGFCESRQKEILITLGREGIYRYDRKRDTFVCYAAPPAGRNLAYLLQDRTHNYFWVGTNGNGVLLFNPSAPKDSLYTFSPIPVNPMGEKEGDILYLTQTYHDGTLWMTTRRSLIAMRYDEKKRQLVQTGFRLPAPYGTMLNEIYQDRHGALWVASFDGKSFIVHFTEDAPEEFPLPALSQRVKSQPAIMALSDAGEGKLWISQERTGLGLYDLRHDRVSLYPDFPSLAGLSLGTIKQLSEAGREGNVWVIPEGNNLIYEFRREGMQIVHVRSLSLPSPQPDEYFTQTYEDERGRLWAGTNHGLYVFNLLQAQWYTSCDTLGQVSAIREDKRGNLWIGTTDKGLYRRTKTGNCQRIVPSLSVTCLSLQEDSCVWMGTQEGGVYALHVQTGKLTDHTQLCGLTGNIVNQLEYDVYGHLWIDTNQKLIEYNPKNRSFSTYLTTDNSLLLHRFIPTALCKGRDGRIYLGGIPGICAVTPSARLDQPSQNIPTFITGIYVMEKLKKQTNNLTLQPDEYNLEIHFSSLDYLNAGKIRYAYRLTGLDKEWNYTAEGQPVASYKHLPKGNYVFEVKATDGYGVWSDKITRMHITRLPAFYQTGWAIALYLLLTLGGVYAGIHFYLRRMKRKSEELYADSTELMKMRSYLDGEQPSHPEVRVSDLEFARLDEMLLENILKAVEDNLSEPDFDVQHLAEKVNMSRSTLTRKLKAITGLTPLEYIRRVKMQHACRMLKNNHTTVNEVALALGYYNRKYFTACFKEEYGLTPSEYQKKQEQEGTSESKEG; this comes from the coding sequence ATGAAAAGAACGTACATTTCACTCCTTTTTTGCCTGCTCGGACTCATCCTGCAAGCCGGTTCCGGCGTACGGCTCACCCCCATCCCCTCTCTTCCGCAACTGCCGGTCAGCGCCATACACCGCATTTTCCAGGACAGCGAGGGAATGATGTGGTATGGCACAGTCAACGGGCTGTGCCGCGACGACGGCTATCAGGTAGACGTCATCCGCTCCGACATCCATACGCCGGGGCTGCTGCGCAACAACCTGGTCCAGTCCATTTCGGAAGATACGAAAGGCCGGATTTGGTTCGGGACGGATGCCGGCGCCTATATCTTGGACAAAACCGACAGGCAGGTCGTCCCTCTGGACCCGGAAAGGCTGCAGGGAAGTGTGGTCTACAGCATCCGGAAAACCTCGGACGGATGCATGTGGCTGGCCAGCGACAACAAGCTGATGCGGTATGACGCATCGGGCAGACACCAGAAAACATACCAGCTGTACGACCATGAAGGAAGGCCTTCGTGGATGGCCGGATTCTGCGAAAGCCGGCAGAAAGAAATCCTCATCACCCTGGGACGGGAAGGCATCTACCGCTACGACCGGAAACGGGATACCTTTGTATGTTATGCCGCCCCTCCTGCCGGACGGAACCTGGCCTATCTCCTACAGGACCGCACGCACAACTATTTCTGGGTGGGGACCAATGGCAACGGCGTGCTGCTGTTCAACCCCTCGGCACCCAAGGATTCCCTCTACACCTTTTCTCCCATTCCCGTCAATCCCATGGGAGAAAAGGAGGGCGATATCCTTTATCTGACACAAACATATCACGACGGCACGCTTTGGATGACCACCCGCCGCTCCTTGATAGCCATGCGCTACGATGAAAAAAAACGCCAACTGGTGCAGACCGGTTTCCGGCTGCCGGCTCCATACGGCACCATGTTGAACGAAATCTACCAAGACCGCCACGGGGCACTGTGGGTGGCTTCTTTCGACGGAAAGAGTTTCATCGTGCATTTCACGGAAGACGCTCCGGAGGAATTTCCGCTTCCGGCCCTGTCACAGCGCGTCAAGTCCCAGCCGGCCATCATGGCCTTGAGCGATGCCGGCGAAGGCAAGCTGTGGATATCACAGGAACGCACCGGACTGGGACTGTATGACCTGCGGCACGACCGCGTGTCACTTTATCCTGATTTTCCGTCACTGGCCGGTCTTTCGCTGGGAACCATCAAACAGCTGTCGGAGGCCGGCAGAGAAGGAAACGTATGGGTGATACCCGAAGGAAACAACCTTATCTACGAATTCAGACGGGAAGGCATGCAGATTGTCCACGTGCGCAGCCTGTCACTGCCTTCTCCCCAACCCGACGAATATTTCACGCAGACCTACGAAGACGAGCGCGGCAGGCTATGGGCCGGCACCAACCACGGACTCTATGTCTTCAACCTGCTCCAGGCACAATGGTACACCTCCTGCGACACCCTGGGACAGGTCAGTGCCATCCGGGAAGACAAGCGCGGCAACCTGTGGATAGGTACCACCGACAAAGGCCTTTACCGGCGGACAAAGACCGGCAACTGCCAAAGAATCGTGCCCTCCCTCTCCGTCACCTGCCTGAGCCTGCAAGAAGACAGCTGCGTCTGGATGGGCACCCAGGAAGGAGGGGTATATGCCCTGCACGTGCAGACCGGAAAGCTGACCGACCATACTCAGCTCTGCGGACTGACCGGCAACATCGTAAACCAGCTGGAATACGACGTGTACGGCCACCTGTGGATTGACACGAACCAAAAACTGATAGAATACAATCCGAAAAACCGCTCGTTCTCCACCTATCTCACCACCGACAATTCCCTGCTGCTCCACCGTTTCATCCCTACAGCCCTCTGTAAGGGGCGCGACGGACGGATTTATCTCGGAGGCATTCCGGGCATCTGTGCCGTGACGCCTTCTGCCCGGCTCGACCAGCCCAGCCAGAACATACCGACCTTCATCACTGGGATTTATGTGATGGAAAAACTCAAAAAGCAGACCAACAACCTGACCCTCCAGCCGGACGAATACAACCTGGAGATTCATTTTTCTTCACTCGATTACCTGAACGCGGGCAAGATACGCTATGCCTACCGCCTGACCGGACTCGACAAGGAATGGAACTACACCGCCGAGGGACAGCCCGTGGCCAGCTACAAGCATCTTCCCAAAGGCAACTACGTGTTCGAAGTGAAGGCCACCGACGGCTACGGAGTCTGGAGCGACAAAATCACCCGGATGCATATCACCCGTCTTCCCGCCTTCTACCAAACCGGATGGGCCATCGCCCTCTACCTGCTTCTCACGCTGGGCGGAGTCTATGCCGGCATTCATTTTTACCTCCGCCGGATGAAACGGAAAAGCGAGGAACTGTATGCCGACAGCACGGAACTGATGAAAATGCGTTCCTACCTGGACGGGGAGCAGCCCTCCCATCCGGAAGTACGGGTTTCCGATCTGGAATTTGCCCGGCTGGACGAGATGCTGCTGGAAAATATTCTGAAAGCGGTGGAAGACAACCTGAGCGAACCCGACTTCGACGTGCAGCACCTGGCCGAAAAAGTCAACATGTCGCGCTCCACCCTGACCCGCAAACTGAAGGCCATCACGGGACTGACTCCGCTGGAATACATCCGCCGCGTCAAGATGCAGCATGCCTGCCGGATGCTGAAAAACAACCATACCACCGTGAACGAAGTGGCCCTGGCTCTCGGCTACTACAACCGGAAATATTTCACCGCCTGCTTCAAGGAAGAGTACGGCCTCACGCCCAGTGAATACCAGAAAAAGCAGGAACAAGAGGGCACATCTGAATCAAAAGAGGGGTAA